From a single Oceaniferula flava genomic region:
- a CDS encoding glycosyltransferase family 4 protein, producing the protein MKLAIFLQRYFPYGGLQRDSVRLAEAAFEAGHEVAIVVATWEGPKPQHIEVRELHSGGQSNHQKSAQFASACQQIMAEFDVTICFSRVPGCDFHFCGDPCYAEKFARQKPAILRLLPRYRFLHANEAAVFGPDSPTHLFFLAASEIPPYQEFYHIPETQMTLLPPWLKKTEPFSQSAADLKAATLKSMNLPADSEMLLFVGSDFQRKGLDRAIDALAEVKQDNLHLVVCGQDQADPYRKQAQQLGIEDRVHLLGPRDDVPRLMASASLLVHPARQETAGMVLLEALSYGLPVLCTENCGYASHVQDAGCPPLHTEIRPSELAETIRQSLPLLPDLKAQALAWAENAYQDNAASIMLEKMQQSLEQNESR; encoded by the coding sequence ATGAAATTAGCCATCTTTCTCCAGCGATATTTCCCCTACGGAGGCCTCCAGCGGGACTCGGTGAGACTCGCTGAGGCGGCGTTCGAAGCCGGACATGAGGTGGCTATAGTGGTCGCGACTTGGGAGGGGCCGAAACCCCAGCACATCGAGGTGCGCGAGCTGCACAGCGGAGGCCAAAGCAATCACCAGAAGTCCGCCCAATTTGCCAGCGCCTGCCAGCAAATCATGGCGGAGTTCGATGTTACCATCTGTTTCAGTCGGGTGCCGGGGTGCGATTTTCACTTTTGTGGCGACCCCTGCTACGCAGAAAAGTTCGCCCGTCAGAAGCCTGCCATCCTGCGTCTGCTACCACGCTACCGCTTCCTCCACGCCAACGAAGCCGCAGTCTTCGGCCCGGACTCCCCCACCCACCTCTTCTTCCTCGCCGCTTCTGAAATCCCGCCTTATCAAGAATTCTACCACATCCCCGAGACGCAGATGACCCTGCTGCCGCCGTGGCTGAAAAAGACGGAACCATTCAGCCAGTCTGCGGCAGATCTCAAGGCAGCGACCCTGAAGTCCATGAATCTCCCAGCCGACAGCGAGATGCTGTTATTTGTCGGCTCGGATTTCCAACGCAAGGGGCTGGATCGCGCGATCGATGCGCTCGCCGAGGTAAAACAAGACAACCTGCACCTCGTAGTCTGCGGACAAGATCAGGCTGACCCTTATCGCAAGCAAGCCCAACAATTGGGGATCGAGGATCGGGTGCATCTGCTCGGACCACGCGACGATGTGCCGCGGCTCATGGCCAGTGCCAGCCTGCTGGTTCATCCGGCCCGACAAGAAACCGCCGGCATGGTGCTACTGGAAGCGCTGAGCTACGGCCTGCCTGTGCTCTGCACGGAGAACTGCGGTTACGCCTCCCACGTGCAAGACGCCGGCTGCCCGCCACTACATACCGAGATCAGGCCGAGCGAACTGGCGGAGACAATCCGGCAATCGCTCCCACTCCTCCCGGATCTCAAAGCACAGGCGCTGGCATGGGCGGAGAATGCGTATCAGGACAATGCTGCCAGCATTATGTTAGAAAAGATGCAGCAATCGCTGGAGCAGAACGAGTCTCGCTAG
- the rfaP gene encoding lipopolysaccharide core heptose(I) kinase RfaP, translated as MIELSAEMRDKFSGADAFDQVMALEGEVYRAKEGRRTLLFEHGGEEYFAKIHHGIGWGEIWKNLTSFRLPVTDASNEWQAVDLLEKSGVATVKIVGKGTRGVNPAKRESFVIMEALTERVEVEDFLKEIPHSLSLERQLALKRAIIRQVADAARRMHGAGMNHRDFYLCHFHIIDRDWSSWTPDEPLRLPLIDLHRAQIRASVPHRWLAKDLGALLFSALDCPITDRDLVAFLRVYLGADWKQQLETETSLWTDVVKRARGFYRKHRGRDAQLPGAFGRLP; from the coding sequence ATGATTGAGTTATCTGCCGAGATGCGTGATAAATTTTCCGGTGCCGATGCCTTTGATCAGGTGATGGCACTGGAAGGTGAGGTCTACCGTGCCAAGGAGGGCCGCCGCACCCTGCTCTTCGAACACGGGGGAGAAGAATACTTTGCCAAAATCCACCACGGCATCGGCTGGGGTGAGATTTGGAAAAATCTGACAAGCTTCCGACTGCCGGTCACCGACGCCTCCAATGAGTGGCAGGCGGTGGATCTGCTGGAGAAATCCGGCGTCGCCACGGTGAAAATCGTGGGCAAGGGAACACGGGGCGTGAACCCGGCCAAGCGGGAGTCCTTTGTCATTATGGAGGCGCTTACCGAGCGGGTGGAGGTGGAGGATTTTCTCAAGGAAATCCCCCACAGCTTGAGCCTGGAACGTCAGCTGGCACTGAAGCGGGCAATTATCCGACAAGTCGCAGACGCCGCCAGACGCATGCACGGTGCTGGTATGAATCATCGCGATTTTTACCTCTGCCACTTTCATATCATCGATCGTGATTGGTCTTCCTGGACACCGGATGAGCCGCTGCGTCTGCCGTTGATCGATCTTCACCGCGCGCAAATCAGAGCCAGCGTGCCACACCGATGGCTCGCCAAGGATCTGGGAGCGTTGTTATTTTCCGCCCTCGACTGCCCGATCACCGACCGAGATTTGGTGGCCTTTCTGCGGGTGTATCTGGGCGCCGACTGGAAACAGCAGCTGGAAACGGAGACCTCTCTGTGGACGGATGTGGTCAAGCGTGCCAGGGGCTTTTATCGCAAGCACCGCGGACGCGATGCTCAGCTTCCGGGTGCCTTCGGTCGTCTGCCTTAG
- a CDS encoding lysophospholipid acyltransferase family protein, whose protein sequence is MGEATQKERPVSLGNYLSYGIYRGLELALKPIPMPLVCVIGGMIGTLGGALFPGRKKIVVRNLRIAFGDQLSLEQIQQLARKTFWRSGANFIASLKGNTMQPEELNKCMDIVGIENLRDAREDGQGAILLLAHMGSWEILVQMHLIISGLTPFGGLYRPLGNPLLDRLVKRRRQKTGTKLFSRKDGFFTPIAHLKKAGVLGAFADQNASKHGMSVPFFGKLGSLTNLPALLHRRTGAPIIPISMETVAHGKWRVQIHPAVEISEAARTNATVTSSLCAEAFQRIMATSPADVLWMHGYWKVGTKRPLKIVGVHKQKNDGLLPAASKSFKVLLFTGQATADSAEITEQLARLRNYRRDLEIITVGEHAIDPSASQHIRLDPSEPPHIAANAIRRLDQTGNTPLDLALDVTPDAEGEEIIKLSGIKPAFALKGRHCAVTTKRMFETTSKRNLAGMLESLGLPAEEDV, encoded by the coding sequence ATGGGTGAAGCCACACAAAAAGAGCGCCCCGTCAGCCTGGGCAATTACCTCTCCTACGGTATCTACCGTGGGCTGGAGCTGGCGTTAAAACCGATCCCCATGCCCTTGGTGTGTGTCATCGGCGGAATGATCGGCACGCTTGGCGGTGCTCTCTTTCCCGGTCGGAAAAAAATCGTCGTTCGCAATCTCAGAATTGCCTTTGGCGATCAGTTGAGTCTGGAGCAAATCCAGCAGCTGGCACGCAAGACCTTCTGGCGCTCCGGAGCCAACTTCATCGCCTCACTGAAAGGCAACACCATGCAGCCTGAGGAGCTGAACAAGTGCATGGACATCGTCGGCATCGAAAACCTCCGTGACGCCCGCGAAGACGGCCAAGGAGCCATTCTCCTGCTCGCACACATGGGCAGTTGGGAAATCCTGGTGCAGATGCACCTCATCATCTCAGGCCTCACCCCTTTCGGTGGGCTGTATCGCCCGCTGGGGAACCCGCTGCTGGATCGCTTGGTCAAACGTCGTCGACAAAAAACAGGCACCAAACTTTTCAGTCGTAAAGACGGCTTTTTCACTCCCATCGCGCACCTGAAGAAGGCCGGCGTTCTGGGGGCCTTCGCCGATCAGAATGCCAGCAAGCACGGCATGTCCGTGCCCTTTTTCGGCAAACTCGGCTCGCTCACCAACCTTCCGGCCCTGCTGCACCGCCGCACCGGCGCGCCGATCATCCCGATCTCCATGGAAACCGTGGCGCATGGCAAGTGGCGCGTGCAAATTCACCCCGCCGTGGAGATTTCCGAGGCGGCACGGACCAATGCCACCGTGACCTCGAGTCTTTGTGCCGAAGCCTTCCAGCGCATCATGGCCACCAGCCCCGCCGATGTGCTGTGGATGCATGGTTACTGGAAAGTCGGCACCAAGCGCCCGTTAAAAATCGTCGGAGTTCACAAGCAGAAAAACGATGGCCTGCTCCCCGCAGCCTCAAAGTCGTTCAAGGTGCTACTCTTCACCGGACAGGCCACCGCCGACTCAGCAGAGATCACCGAACAATTGGCACGCCTGCGCAATTACCGTCGCGATCTGGAAATCATCACCGTGGGCGAGCACGCCATCGATCCGAGTGCCAGCCAGCACATTCGCCTGGACCCCAGCGAGCCGCCACATATCGCGGCCAATGCCATCCGTCGACTCGATCAGACAGGCAATACCCCGCTCGACCTTGCGCTCGACGTCACCCCGGATGCCGAGGGTGAGGAAATCATCAAGCTCTCAGGCATCAAACCGGCATTCGCACTCAAGGGGCGCCACTGCGCCGTCACCACCAAGCGGATGTTCGAAACGACCTCCAAGCGCAACCTCGCCGGCATGCTGGAAAGCCTGGGATTACCCGCTGAAGAAGACGTCTGA
- a CDS encoding ATP-binding cassette domain-containing protein, translating into MVIRKVTDVVKAVDGVSLSINQGEILGLVGESGCGKSTLSRTIMQLIPATSGAVVLEDQNLSTLPQSEVRKRRLDFQMIFQDPYASLNPRMTIYSTLAEAINQRHPQLKGQGLNDKIVALMERCGLDQRFMKKYPHEFSGGQRQRIAIARALAPEPKLVIADEPVSALDVSIQSQILNLLLELRKDLGLTMIFISHDLSVVRYIADNIAVMYKGKIVEYGEAEQVFNHAEHAYTQKLLAAIPHIEQSA; encoded by the coding sequence ATGGTTATCAGAAAAGTGACCGATGTGGTCAAAGCTGTCGACGGCGTCTCTCTCAGTATCAATCAGGGCGAAATCCTTGGTCTGGTGGGAGAATCCGGCTGTGGCAAGTCCACCCTGTCACGCACCATCATGCAGCTGATTCCGGCAACATCCGGTGCCGTGGTGCTCGAGGACCAGAACCTGTCCACCCTGCCGCAATCCGAGGTCAGAAAACGCCGACTGGATTTCCAGATGATCTTCCAGGACCCCTACGCCTCGCTCAACCCGCGGATGACGATTTACTCGACACTGGCCGAAGCGATCAACCAGCGACACCCGCAGCTCAAAGGACAGGGGCTGAACGACAAAATCGTCGCCCTCATGGAACGCTGCGGACTGGACCAACGGTTCATGAAGAAGTATCCGCATGAATTTTCCGGCGGCCAGCGGCAACGTATTGCCATTGCCCGAGCTCTGGCACCCGAGCCGAAACTCGTCATCGCGGACGAGCCAGTCAGTGCGCTCGATGTCTCCATCCAATCGCAGATTCTCAACCTCCTACTCGAGCTCCGCAAGGACCTCGGACTCACCATGATCTTCATCTCCCACGACCTCTCGGTGGTGCGCTACATTGCGGATAACATCGCAGTGATGTACAAGGGGAAAATCGTGGAATATGGCGAAGCGGAGCAGGTGTTCAACCACGCCGAGCACGCCTACACCCAGAAACTGTTAGCAGCGATTCCGCACATCGAGCAAAGCGCCTAA
- a CDS encoding Ig-like domain-containing protein yields the protein MDYVIGDAKQAFIRNLVTTEAQADHLLAGFHKMGVNGIRVPIFPAGTDPNKPMFTYFFEQAVEQGFHIFANPAQGSGGHRIACGTLEAAGLYPVKDDPVATQTLINTIQDFANEYPCKWINAFNEDAKSDVLWSVDQINTIYSTLENNLNGAEQVGPCVWGIPASIQVLETTGISDNITVATTHNLGFNHDQWDDFIALAKAKNLPVWDSECNHNDKYGTGTRLEAALKNNVDGIVLYDSWVNINFSNGSINNAMREQMDLYLNGGLPQTLPYFEGFEDGIGDWQQSYDDDFDWSVGSGYTDSVSTGPSEASQGDQYLLVEGHDGGQHAETSLACAFDLTNETQVVMQFDYHMTGNDIGTLDVDVFDGTVWTNSVWTLSGEQQSDELDAWRKAEVDLTPFAGNSHVSVRFRYKKKQWAYGDPAIDNIVVMDAANTAPTADQSTLTVDAGLSSEIVLAGSDAEENQLTYALNSQPAHGVLSGTAPNLIYTPANGYLGTDSFTFTVNDGALDSAPATVLMTVVPSASVFDASPDNTTIIHNGSEGTVSGTPGELSYLSPLVNYNNGGIVSTQTINELNGRPLTNDDRVVMKLSVSGISGTLKANGIRFGMSDYTTWGESEGESMLIQLSPTNTSSDISIYTDSFQDVGETGDSASNDELYDGFEVTLVADVNGYQFTLTGLGNTSPLIISGVFSGSEFVDYFGNGHFLYQAQRYNSTTEPLVSTITEASISISQQATVDPYTQWVAENFAGASEDADTSDSGNPDGDSLNNLMEWALATNPMASDQPTLTSHQEGDHFVVTFYRRDPSITGIDVFASWAPSVTSEVWQLDGNGLTESSLGWTNGIEKVSASIPLSDDKGFIRINTQTIIEN from the coding sequence ATGGATTATGTGATTGGGGATGCCAAGCAGGCCTTTATCCGAAATCTGGTGACGACTGAAGCTCAAGCCGATCATTTACTGGCCGGCTTTCACAAGATGGGCGTAAACGGAATTCGGGTTCCCATTTTCCCCGCTGGAACTGATCCGAACAAGCCGATGTTCACCTACTTTTTCGAGCAGGCAGTCGAACAAGGATTCCATATCTTTGCCAATCCGGCACAAGGTTCAGGTGGTCATCGGATTGCCTGTGGGACCTTGGAAGCCGCCGGACTCTACCCGGTGAAGGACGATCCAGTGGCTACACAAACCCTGATCAATACGATCCAGGACTTCGCCAATGAATATCCCTGCAAGTGGATTAATGCCTTCAACGAGGACGCAAAAAGCGACGTATTGTGGAGTGTTGACCAAATCAACACCATCTACTCCACCCTTGAAAATAATCTCAACGGAGCAGAACAAGTTGGACCATGTGTCTGGGGGATACCAGCTAGCATTCAAGTTCTTGAGACGACCGGGATCAGCGATAACATTACCGTTGCGACCACCCACAATCTCGGCTTCAACCATGATCAATGGGATGATTTCATTGCCTTGGCAAAAGCCAAGAACCTACCCGTTTGGGATTCCGAGTGTAATCATAATGATAAATACGGAACGGGAACACGACTGGAAGCTGCCCTGAAAAACAACGTCGACGGCATCGTTCTTTATGATTCCTGGGTCAACATTAACTTCTCCAATGGCAGCATCAATAACGCCATGCGGGAACAGATGGATCTATACCTCAATGGCGGACTTCCGCAAACACTCCCCTATTTCGAAGGGTTTGAAGATGGCATCGGCGACTGGCAACAATCGTATGATGACGATTTCGATTGGTCCGTAGGGAGCGGGTATACCGACTCAGTTAGCACCGGTCCAAGCGAGGCGAGCCAGGGAGACCAATACCTCTTAGTTGAAGGACACGACGGAGGTCAGCATGCGGAAACTTCACTGGCCTGCGCCTTCGACCTCACTAACGAGACTCAAGTTGTTATGCAGTTTGACTACCATATGACTGGCAACGATATCGGCACCTTAGATGTCGATGTTTTTGACGGAACGGTTTGGACCAATAGTGTCTGGACCCTATCCGGCGAACAGCAGTCTGACGAGTTAGATGCATGGCGGAAGGCCGAGGTCGACCTCACACCATTCGCAGGCAACTCACACGTTTCGGTGCGCTTCCGTTATAAGAAAAAGCAGTGGGCTTACGGCGACCCGGCCATCGATAATATCGTGGTCATGGATGCTGCGAATACGGCACCCACCGCCGATCAATCGACCCTCACCGTTGACGCCGGACTCTCCTCCGAGATCGTTCTAGCAGGGTCCGATGCTGAGGAGAATCAGCTCACCTATGCGCTAAACTCTCAACCGGCTCACGGTGTGTTGTCTGGAACGGCACCCAATCTGATCTACACCCCAGCAAATGGATATCTGGGCACCGACAGCTTTACCTTCACCGTGAACGATGGGGCATTGGACAGTGCACCGGCAACGGTATTGATGACCGTTGTCCCCTCCGCGAGCGTCTTCGATGCTTCGCCGGACAACACGACCATCATCCACAATGGCAGCGAAGGCACTGTGTCGGGGACTCCCGGTGAACTCAGCTATCTCAGCCCTCTTGTGAACTACAATAATGGTGGCATTGTGAGCACGCAGACGATCAATGAGCTCAACGGTCGACCATTGACCAATGACGATCGAGTCGTCATGAAGCTCTCTGTATCGGGCATTTCCGGCACCCTGAAAGCCAACGGGATTCGCTTCGGAATGTCGGATTATACGACATGGGGGGAAAGTGAGGGTGAGTCCATGCTCATTCAGCTAAGCCCCACGAACACCAGTTCAGACATTTCCATTTATACCGACTCCTTTCAAGATGTCGGTGAAACTGGCGATTCCGCTAGCAACGATGAACTCTACGATGGCTTCGAAGTAACACTCGTCGCTGATGTCAACGGCTATCAATTCACTCTAACGGGTTTAGGAAATACTTCACCACTCATCATCAGTGGGGTTTTCAGTGGCAGTGAGTTCGTTGACTATTTCGGAAATGGCCACTTTTTGTATCAGGCGCAGCGTTATAACAGCACCACCGAGCCTCTGGTTTCGACCATCACCGAGGCCAGTATTTCTATTTCCCAGCAAGCTACGGTCGATCCCTACACGCAATGGGTGGCAGAGAACTTTGCCGGAGCTTCCGAGGATGCGGATACAAGCGACTCGGGAAACCCTGATGGCGATTCATTGAACAACCTGATGGAGTGGGCTCTGGCGACCAATCCCATGGCCAGCGATCAACCGACCCTCACAAGCCACCAAGAGGGCGATCACTTTGTCGTCACCTTCTATCGGCGCGACCCATCGATCACGGGCATTGATGTTTTTGCCAGCTGGGCGCCGTCGGTCACATCGGAAGTCTGGCAACTCGATGGCAACGGGCTTACGGAAAGCTCACTGGGTTGGACAAATGGCATTGAGAAAGTCTCGGCCTCCATCCCCCTCTCCGATGACAAGGGCTTCATTCGCATTAACACGCAAACAATCATCGAGAACTAG
- the priA gene encoding replication restart helicase PriA: MPAARVLIDGPSELVFDYAIPEGMAAVTGCRVKVPLRNKSSTGTILDITEKMPTKFSLRPLDALIDPEPLITPKLMELGKWIADYYGAPMEQVMRSLLPEAVRQESHSEKTRKVVCIDTKPDDETLEKLSKRAPRQHLILALLDSAGGQMALADLGGGSVAASVKSLAKNGYVKVIEEAVRRDPDQGEEFIEDKPLKLNPGQEVAMQEVLKQIKQPEKPMLMHGVTGSGKTEIYLQAAQYCIDAGKSVLVLLPEISLTPQTVQRFKSRFASIQDQVAVLHSHLSQGERFDEWHRIRSGKARVVIGARSAVFAPLTEVGIIIVDEEHENSYKQETSPRYHGRDLAVLRGHLEKCAVLLGSATPSLESFQNTQSGKYQLLKLEERADGQSLPIIRVIDMRVEGRKHKGAPNILSDPLRGHMEKKLAEGEQVILFLNRRGFARSLQCGDCGHVCECRHCALPLTYHRKEERLICHICGHQAITPKKCPECGDPGIRFQGYGTEQVEGILKKVFPQARLARIDADSMRRKNALKDTLRAFHQRKIDIIIGTQMIAKGLHFPNVTLVGVLNADLGLHIPDFRAGERTFQLLTQVAGRAGRGELEGEVIVQTYTPHSPSIQYARHHDFPGYAEQELDFRKQFGYPPFTHCAVLGTRSGHERRAEFTLQNLHKRLASDLPKGMKLGDPLPSPLTKAHGQFRFQMMILGASARQLSRHVRAILDQTPAPEDVTVVFDMDAMGF, encoded by the coding sequence GTGCCAGCAGCCCGTGTTCTTATCGACGGCCCATCCGAGCTTGTCTTCGACTACGCCATCCCCGAGGGAATGGCGGCGGTCACCGGCTGCCGGGTGAAAGTGCCCCTGCGTAACAAGTCGTCCACCGGCACCATTCTCGACATCACCGAGAAGATGCCCACCAAGTTCAGCCTGCGCCCGCTGGATGCGCTGATCGATCCCGAACCGCTGATCACTCCGAAGCTCATGGAGCTGGGAAAATGGATTGCCGATTACTACGGCGCGCCGATGGAGCAGGTGATGCGCTCACTGCTGCCGGAGGCGGTGCGACAGGAAAGCCACTCGGAAAAAACCCGCAAGGTGGTCTGCATCGATACCAAACCGGACGATGAGACACTGGAAAAACTCTCCAAGCGCGCTCCCCGCCAGCACCTGATCCTGGCATTGTTAGACTCCGCCGGAGGACAAATGGCGCTCGCTGACCTCGGTGGAGGATCGGTGGCCGCCTCGGTGAAATCATTGGCTAAAAATGGCTACGTGAAAGTCATTGAGGAAGCCGTCCGCCGCGACCCCGACCAAGGCGAGGAGTTCATCGAGGACAAACCCCTCAAGCTCAACCCCGGACAAGAAGTGGCGATGCAGGAGGTGCTGAAACAAATCAAGCAGCCGGAAAAACCGATGCTGATGCACGGGGTCACCGGTTCCGGTAAAACCGAGATCTACCTGCAGGCGGCCCAGTATTGCATTGATGCAGGAAAAAGCGTGCTCGTCCTGCTCCCGGAGATCTCCCTCACCCCGCAGACCGTGCAGCGCTTCAAGTCCCGCTTTGCCTCCATCCAGGATCAGGTGGCCGTGCTGCATTCCCACCTCTCCCAGGGCGAACGCTTCGATGAATGGCACCGCATCCGCTCCGGCAAGGCACGGGTGGTCATCGGTGCACGCAGTGCCGTGTTCGCTCCCCTCACCGAGGTCGGCATCATCATCGTCGATGAGGAGCATGAGAACTCCTACAAGCAAGAAACATCCCCCCGCTACCACGGTCGCGATCTCGCCGTGCTGCGCGGGCATTTGGAAAAATGCGCCGTCTTGTTAGGCTCCGCCACGCCCTCGTTGGAATCATTTCAAAACACCCAGAGCGGCAAGTATCAGCTACTCAAGCTGGAAGAGCGCGCCGACGGACAGAGCCTGCCGATCATCCGCGTGATCGATATGCGGGTGGAAGGCCGCAAGCACAAGGGAGCCCCTAACATTCTCTCGGATCCCCTGCGTGGTCACATGGAGAAAAAACTCGCCGAGGGAGAGCAGGTCATCCTTTTCCTGAACCGACGCGGCTTTGCCCGATCGCTGCAGTGTGGCGACTGCGGACACGTCTGCGAGTGCCGCCACTGCGCCCTGCCACTCACCTATCACCGCAAGGAAGAACGCCTGATCTGCCACATCTGCGGCCACCAGGCGATCACCCCGAAGAAGTGCCCCGAGTGCGGCGATCCGGGCATCCGTTTCCAAGGCTACGGCACCGAACAGGTTGAGGGGATTTTGAAAAAGGTATTCCCCCAGGCGCGCTTGGCCCGAATCGATGCCGATAGCATGAGGCGCAAAAACGCCCTCAAGGACACCCTCCGCGCCTTCCACCAACGCAAGATCGACATCATCATCGGCACTCAGATGATTGCCAAAGGTCTGCACTTCCCCAACGTCACCCTCGTCGGCGTGCTCAATGCGGACCTCGGCCTGCACATCCCCGATTTCCGTGCCGGGGAGCGCACCTTCCAGCTGCTCACCCAGGTTGCCGGTCGCGCCGGTCGTGGCGAGCTCGAAGGGGAAGTCATCGTCCAGACCTACACCCCGCACTCTCCCTCGATTCAATACGCCCGCCACCACGACTTCCCAGGCTACGCCGAACAGGAGCTCGATTTCCGCAAACAATTCGGCTACCCACCCTTCACCCACTGCGCGGTGTTAGGCACCCGGTCAGGCCACGAACGCCGTGCCGAGTTCACCCTGCAAAACCTGCACAAACGGCTCGCCAGCGATCTTCCCAAGGGCATGAAGTTAGGCGATCCCCTACCGTCCCCCCTGACCAAAGCCCACGGCCAGTTCCGCTTTCAAATGATGATCCTCGGAGCCTCCGCCCGCCAGCTCTCACGCCACGTCCGCGCCATCCTCGATCAAACCCCGGCTCCGGAAGACGTCACCGTGGTCTTCGACATGGATGCCATGGGCTTTTGA
- a CDS encoding sigma-70 family RNA polymerase sigma factor — protein sequence MTDHSDRTSFAILVKEHHRSLLTYATALTKESHTSRDIVQDAFVVAWRNLETFDVTRDFGSWMRGIVRNKWRESLRKNARQIALDEETLECLEADAKQWDDLRDQGGVFSKLESCLKKLPDTLSDAVKAFYYEEQSGEEAAAALDLQSSTLRKRLERARSGLRDCLQA from the coding sequence ATGACTGACCATTCAGATCGAACGTCCTTTGCGATTCTGGTGAAGGAGCACCACCGCAGCCTCCTGACCTACGCCACCGCGCTGACCAAGGAGAGCCATACCTCTCGTGATATTGTGCAGGACGCCTTTGTGGTGGCTTGGCGGAATCTGGAAACCTTTGATGTCACTCGTGACTTCGGCTCGTGGATGCGGGGGATCGTTAGAAACAAATGGCGCGAGTCACTGCGCAAGAATGCCCGCCAGATTGCGCTCGATGAAGAGACGCTGGAATGCCTCGAAGCCGATGCCAAACAGTGGGACGACCTGCGCGATCAGGGTGGCGTTTTTTCCAAACTGGAAAGTTGCCTGAAAAAGCTGCCCGACACCCTCTCGGATGCGGTCAAGGCCTTCTACTACGAGGAGCAAAGCGGTGAAGAAGCCGCCGCTGCTCTGGATCTGCAAAGCTCCACCCTACGCAAACGCCTCGAACGCGCCCGCTCCGGTCTGCGCGACTGCCTCCAAGCCTAA